Proteins from a single region of Runella sp. SP2:
- a CDS encoding DoxX family protein, translating to MSSKSIKITGWVLTAILGLLFAFSAFLKITQNEAAIAQASAIGIDAHTYRLIGFIEIVSLVLFLIPRTAIIGAFFLIAYMGGAIATHLQHQQPVGMAIGVQVILWITIAVRFPDLLQRVFSPNLTTH from the coding sequence ATGTCATCCAAATCAATTAAAATTACGGGCTGGGTCTTAACCGCTATCTTAGGGCTACTGTTTGCTTTTAGTGCTTTCCTAAAAATTACCCAAAACGAAGCCGCTATCGCCCAAGCGAGCGCCATTGGCATCGATGCCCATACGTACCGTCTCATCGGATTTATTGAAATTGTGTCGTTGGTATTGTTTCTCATTCCACGAACGGCCATCATTGGTGCTTTCTTTCTCATCGCCTACATGGGCGGTGCCATCGCAACGCACCTCCAACACCAACAACCTGTCGGAATGGCCATCGGCGTGCAAGTGATTCTCTGGATTACCATTGCCGTACGCTTCCCCGATTTGCTCCAACGCGTATTTTCGCCTAATTTAACAACGCATTAA
- a CDS encoding pirin family protein translates to MNQRTIKFAFTPKFHQGFLGKGHAAAALIDGQHFPQTDPFFLLMDDQLNLPGGPPVGGPHPHAGFETVTFVVNGDDKEWKTGSLELMTAGRGIVHTEEIKEQTTLRILQLWLVLPPEKRWIEPSWQKLTLDNVPTLQNEQGTIRVYSGSSHGLTSPLHNHTPFTLVDFQLNATSEATQQLPAHYNGFVYVLEGSVKVGGRQLEKGQVGWLDSLNETESELHFQSTEQGARFVLYAGQPHQAPIVSHGPFIGDTQEDIVRLYREYRQGKMPHLNEI, encoded by the coding sequence ATGAACCAACGTACCATTAAATTTGCCTTTACCCCCAAATTCCATCAAGGTTTTTTAGGGAAAGGCCATGCTGCGGCAGCACTCATTGACGGGCAACATTTCCCCCAAACCGACCCGTTTTTTTTACTCATGGACGACCAGCTCAACCTACCTGGTGGCCCACCCGTAGGAGGTCCGCACCCACACGCGGGTTTTGAAACCGTCACTTTTGTGGTCAATGGTGACGATAAGGAATGGAAAACAGGCAGCCTAGAACTCATGACGGCAGGACGAGGGATTGTTCACACCGAAGAAATCAAGGAACAAACCACGCTCCGGATTTTACAATTGTGGTTGGTTTTGCCGCCCGAAAAACGGTGGATAGAACCTTCTTGGCAAAAATTAACGCTCGACAATGTACCTACGCTCCAAAACGAGCAAGGTACGATACGGGTATATAGTGGAAGTAGCCATGGCCTCACCTCGCCTTTGCACAACCACACCCCTTTTACCTTGGTTGATTTCCAACTCAATGCCACCTCGGAAGCCACCCAACAGCTACCTGCACACTACAACGGATTTGTTTACGTTCTTGAGGGAAGTGTAAAAGTTGGCGGTCGCCAGCTAGAGAAAGGCCAAGTAGGATGGCTGGATTCATTGAACGAAACGGAAAGCGAACTCCATTTTCAAAGTACCGAACAGGGCGCTCGTTTTGTATTATACGCAGGACAGCCTCACCAAGCTCCCATCGTCAGCCACGGGCCGTTTATTGGCGATACGCAGGAAGACATTGTACGACTGTATCGCGAATACCGTCAAGGTAAAATGCCTCATTTGAATGAAATTTGA
- a CDS encoding DUF4269 domain-containing protein translates to MKFDTIDYLQTGNERQQRAYDVLTNHRILAQLAPFSPVLVGTIPINIDIESSDLDVICQWSDKSEFATALHSLFGHYPNFTFWENPTHQAVVAHFIVDGFEIEVFGQNIPIKNQNAYRHMLVEDKLLAQHGETFRQQIVSLKQQGYKTEPAFALALGLEGDPYLALLALEV, encoded by the coding sequence ATGAAATTTGACACCATAGACTATTTACAAACAGGAAACGAGCGGCAGCAACGCGCGTATGACGTACTGACCAACCACCGAATTTTGGCACAACTCGCGCCATTTTCGCCTGTGTTGGTCGGTACGATTCCTATCAATATTGACATCGAAAGCAGCGACCTCGATGTCATTTGCCAGTGGTCAGACAAAAGCGAATTTGCGACGGCGCTCCATTCGTTGTTTGGCCATTATCCCAATTTTACCTTTTGGGAAAATCCCACTCATCAAGCCGTCGTTGCACATTTTATAGTCGATGGGTTTGAAATTGAGGTATTTGGCCAAAACATTCCCATCAAAAATCAAAACGCCTACCGCCACATGCTGGTTGAAGACAAACTCCTCGCCCAACACGGCGAAACTTTTCGGCAGCAGATTGTTTCACTGAAGCAGCAAGGCTACAAAACCGAGCCTGCCTTTGCCCTAGCCTTAGGTCTGGAAGGAGACCCTTACCTTGCGCTCCTTGCGTTGGAGGTTTAG
- the abc-f gene encoding ribosomal protection-like ABC-F family protein, whose protein sequence is MSHHFGVRYNSPSASNLLLPCEIHFLSDSINSPVAMRRHMLFYSLLKKEIMLILQNISYTHPNKSRLFDDLHLTVNTHEKIALIGNNGSGKSTLLKIIAGELNPSTGQRAIQAAPYYIPQVVGQFNHLTVAEALGVAKKLTALQEILAGNVTEKHLLVLDDDWTLEERIQEAFAYWQLTEIGLTESLATLSGGQKTKVFLAGIDIHNPDLVLLDEPSNHLDTAARQLLYDFIESTSKTLIVVSHDRTLLNLLDTVCELGKRGITVYGGNYDFYAEQKEIQSNALQHDVQSREKALRKAKEKERETLERQQKLDARGKQKQEKAGVARIMMNTLRNNAENSTSKLKSVHSEKIDGLAQELRELRSSLPDIDKMKFGFNNSFLHKGKILFTADQLNFDYGHKSLWLENLNFQIVSGERIALKGLNGSGKTTLIKLLLGSLQPSAGTLHRAVGQAVYIDQDYSLIDSRLSVLQQAQRANSAALQEHEIKIRLHRFLFDKETWDKPCGALSGGERMRLMLCCLTIGSQAPDLIVLDEPTNNLDIQNIDILIAAINEYQGTLLVVSHDAHFLEQIRVERTVSL, encoded by the coding sequence TTGTCGCATCATTTCGGCGTCAGATACAACAGCCCCTCTGCGTCCAATTTACTACTTCCATGTGAGATTCACTTTCTTTCCGATTCAATAAATAGCCCCGTCGCGATGCGGCGGCACATGCTTTTTTATTCACTCCTAAAGAAAGAAATCATGCTGATTCTCCAGAATATTTCCTATACACATCCCAACAAATCGCGGTTGTTTGATGACCTTCATTTGACCGTAAATACCCACGAAAAAATCGCTTTGATTGGCAACAATGGCTCAGGGAAATCAACCTTGTTGAAAATTATTGCGGGTGAACTGAATCCTTCTACTGGCCAACGGGCAATACAAGCTGCGCCCTATTATATACCACAAGTAGTGGGACAATTCAACCACCTGACGGTCGCTGAGGCACTTGGCGTCGCCAAAAAACTAACTGCTTTGCAAGAAATATTGGCAGGCAATGTCACCGAAAAACACCTTCTTGTACTCGACGACGATTGGACGCTAGAAGAACGGATTCAAGAGGCTTTTGCCTATTGGCAGCTCACTGAGATTGGCCTTACAGAATCGTTAGCGACCTTGAGTGGCGGGCAAAAAACAAAGGTATTTCTAGCAGGAATCGATATTCACAATCCCGACCTTGTTTTGCTCGACGAACCTAGTAATCACCTAGATACGGCAGCTCGACAATTGCTTTACGACTTTATTGAGTCCACCTCCAAAACGCTCATCGTCGTCAGCCACGACCGCACCTTGCTCAATTTGCTTGATACCGTTTGCGAACTTGGGAAGCGAGGAATTACGGTATATGGCGGCAATTATGATTTTTACGCCGAACAAAAAGAAATCCAGTCGAATGCCCTCCAGCATGACGTTCAAAGCCGTGAAAAAGCACTTCGAAAAGCCAAAGAAAAGGAACGAGAAACCCTCGAACGCCAACAAAAACTGGATGCGCGCGGAAAACAGAAGCAAGAAAAAGCGGGCGTGGCGCGCATTATGATGAATACCCTGAGAAACAATGCCGAAAACAGCACCTCAAAGTTAAAGAGTGTTCATAGCGAAAAAATTGACGGCCTTGCCCAAGAACTTCGCGAACTCCGCTCGTCCCTTCCCGACATCGACAAGATGAAGTTTGGGTTTAACAACTCTTTTTTGCACAAAGGAAAAATCTTATTTACGGCCGATCAACTCAATTTTGACTATGGTCACAAGTCGCTTTGGTTGGAAAACTTAAACTTCCAAATCGTTAGCGGTGAGCGCATTGCGTTGAAAGGATTGAACGGTTCGGGCAAAACCACCTTGATAAAACTCCTGTTGGGTTCGCTCCAGCCATCGGCTGGAACGTTGCATCGCGCGGTGGGGCAAGCGGTGTATATTGATCAAGATTATTCATTGATTGATTCGCGTTTGAGCGTTTTACAACAAGCACAACGTGCCAACAGCGCGGCGCTGCAAGAACACGAAATCAAGATTCGTTTGCATCGGTTTTTGTTTGACAAAGAAACCTGGGACAAGCCTTGCGGCGCGTTGAGTGGCGGCGAGCGAATGCGCTTGATGCTGTGTTGCCTCACGATTGGAAGCCAAGCTCCTGACCTGATTGTGCTGGACGAACCGACCAACAACCTTGATATTCAAAACATTGACATTTTGATTGCGGCCATCAATGAGTACCAAGGCACACTACTCGTAGTTTCGCACGACGCGCATTTTTTGGAACAAATACGGGTTGAACGTACAGTATCGCTTTGA
- a CDS encoding DUF1572 family protein, which yields MQNDFIESARKQFEYYKLLGDKTMQQLSDEQLFWNYNEESNSIATIVKHLWGNMLSRWTDFLTTDGEKESRNRDAEFINDATTRQEVFEQWEEGWACLFQALDALSSDDLTRIIYIRNQGHTVTEAIHRQLAHYPYHVGQIVFIGKMLATQWASLSVPRGKSSDFNQEKFSQPKLRVHFTDEILKKT from the coding sequence ATGCAAAACGATTTTATTGAAAGCGCTCGTAAGCAATTTGAATACTATAAACTGCTGGGCGATAAAACCATGCAACAGCTCAGCGACGAGCAGCTGTTTTGGAACTACAACGAAGAAAGCAACAGTATAGCAACCATTGTAAAGCACCTTTGGGGCAATATGCTTTCACGTTGGACCGACTTTTTGACCACAGATGGAGAAAAGGAAAGCCGCAACCGCGATGCTGAATTTATCAACGATGCCACCACCCGTCAAGAAGTATTTGAACAATGGGAAGAAGGCTGGGCCTGCCTTTTTCAAGCCCTTGATGCTCTGAGTTCTGACGACCTCACTAGAATTATTTACATCCGCAACCAAGGCCATACTGTAACGGAAGCCATTCATCGGCAACTGGCACATTACCCCTACCATGTGGGGCAAATAGTTTTTATTGGCAAAATGCTTGCTACACAGTGGGCTTCATTATCGGTACCGCGCGGAAAATCAAGTGATTTTAACCAAGAAAAATTCTCCCAACCAAAACTACGTGTCCATTTTACGGACGAAATTTTGAAAAAAACGTAA
- a CDS encoding nuclear transport factor 2 family protein: MQEREQIIQAYVEAYNQFDVEGMLAHLDENVQFENVANGEVNLHLEGKEAIRQQAEQSKGYFSERCQTIMSFKHENDSCEIEVDYEAVLAMDLPMGLKKGDRIQLEGRSIFQFKNDKIIALTDIS, translated from the coding sequence ATGCAAGAACGCGAACAAATCATACAGGCGTACGTCGAAGCCTACAACCAATTTGACGTAGAAGGGATGTTGGCTCACCTCGACGAAAATGTGCAGTTTGAGAACGTTGCCAATGGCGAAGTCAATCTTCATTTAGAAGGGAAAGAGGCCATTCGTCAGCAAGCAGAGCAGTCAAAAGGCTATTTTTCAGAACGTTGCCAAACCATCATGTCTTTCAAACACGAAAATGACTCTTGTGAAATTGAAGTGGATTACGAAGCCGTTTTGGCCATGGATTTACCAATGGGACTCAAAAAAGGCGACAGAATTCAGTTAGAAGGCCGCTCTATTTTCCAATTTAAAAACGACAAAATCATCGCCCTGACGGATATTAGCTGA
- a CDS encoding C40 family peptidase gives MTRFVGIILVAFFGLLVSACAVFKSSPPPARTTTKTPATKRPLLTKPKGAYQNYVRDIVRTARAYTGTPYRSGGNDRKGIDCSGLICSVYTEVGLKVPRISWQQAEFGTEIEEVHDIRPGDWIFYVPDAGKAGYVSHVGIVTEVHGKNDILFIHASSSKGVREDNLFSKYFKNRFVKAMRPF, from the coding sequence ATGACGCGTTTTGTAGGCATAATTTTAGTCGCTTTTTTTGGTTTGTTGGTGAGTGCTTGTGCCGTGTTCAAGTCATCGCCTCCGCCTGCTAGAACAACCACCAAAACACCTGCTACCAAACGTCCCCTACTGACCAAACCCAAAGGCGCTTACCAAAATTACGTGCGCGACATCGTGCGCACGGCTCGTGCTTACACAGGCACGCCTTACCGCAGCGGCGGCAACGACCGCAAAGGCATCGATTGCTCAGGGTTGATTTGCTCGGTTTATACCGAAGTGGGGCTCAAAGTTCCGCGCATCTCGTGGCAGCAAGCCGAGTTTGGCACCGAAATCGAAGAAGTACACGACATCCGTCCTGGCGACTGGATTTTCTACGTACCCGATGCGGGCAAGGCAGGCTACGTTTCGCACGTGGGCATTGTGACGGAAGTGCACGGCAAAAACGACATTCTATTCATTCATGCTTCGTCGTCCAAGGGTGTCCGCGAAGACAACCTCTTTTCTAAGTACTTCAAAAACCGTTTTGTGAAGGCCATGCGGCCGTTTTAA
- a CDS encoding NAD(P)/FAD-dependent oxidoreductase — MQSLHIAVIGGGAAGFMGAITAAETFPTAKVTIFEKSRNVLSKVKVSGGGRCNVTNAAPSLPELVKGYPRGAKFLRPLFEIFNNQHTIQWFESRGVALKTEPDGRMFPTTDSSETIIDCLQQAAQRAGVEVRTSAGVNAIVADGEQFLLRFQSGEELKVNRVLVTSGGHPQLSGYDWLATLGLEIETPVPSLFTFNAPKLPLKDLMGVSVGKVGVKLAGSKLTEAGPMLFTHWGVSGPAVLRLSAWGARELASKNYQFISLINFTNQKPNEVQEQLTSMQRDVQWKGKFVPTQAPFGIPQRLWKQLVELANIPDTMRWADLPAKNLHRLVEQLTNFQLEVQGKTTFKDEFVTCGGVNLANLHPKTLESRHVRGLFFAGEVLDVDGITGGYNFQAAWTTGVIAGRNIGG, encoded by the coding sequence GTGCAATCACTACACATCGCAGTTATTGGCGGCGGGGCCGCTGGATTTATGGGCGCCATCACCGCCGCCGAGACTTTTCCCACCGCCAAGGTGACTATTTTTGAAAAAAGCCGCAACGTCCTGAGTAAAGTAAAGGTGTCGGGCGGGGGCCGTTGCAACGTCACTAATGCTGCGCCATCGCTCCCCGAACTGGTGAAAGGCTATCCGCGCGGCGCAAAGTTTTTACGACCGCTGTTTGAAATTTTCAACAATCAACACACCATTCAGTGGTTTGAAAGCCGAGGCGTCGCCCTCAAAACCGAACCCGACGGGCGGATGTTTCCCACGACTGACAGTTCCGAAACGATTATCGACTGTTTGCAACAAGCGGCGCAGCGGGCGGGCGTGGAGGTGCGCACGAGTGCGGGCGTCAACGCCATTGTGGCTGATGGAGAGCAGTTTCTGCTAAGGTTTCAGTCGGGAGAAGAGCTGAAAGTAAATAGAGTTTTGGTGACTTCGGGAGGGCATCCGCAGTTGTCGGGCTACGATTGGTTGGCTACGTTGGGGTTAGAAATCGAAACGCCCGTGCCTTCTTTGTTTACTTTCAATGCACCCAAATTGCCCTTGAAAGACCTGATGGGAGTATCGGTAGGGAAAGTAGGCGTAAAATTGGCGGGAAGTAAACTGACCGAAGCGGGGCCGATGTTGTTTACGCATTGGGGCGTAAGTGGGCCTGCGGTACTGCGTTTGTCGGCTTGGGGCGCGCGGGAGTTGGCTTCTAAAAATTACCAATTTATCTCCTTAATCAACTTTACCAACCAGAAGCCGAACGAAGTACAAGAGCAACTGACCTCCATGCAGCGCGACGTGCAGTGGAAAGGGAAATTTGTTCCAACCCAAGCCCCCTTTGGAATACCACAGCGCCTTTGGAAACAATTGGTCGAGCTCGCCAATATCCCCGATACCATGCGCTGGGCCGATTTGCCCGCCAAAAACCTCCACCGCTTGGTAGAGCAACTGACCAATTTTCAGTTGGAAGTGCAGGGAAAAACCACGTTTAAAGATGAATTTGTGACCTGCGGGGGCGTCAATTTAGCCAATCTCCATCCCAAAACCCTCGAAAGCCGCCACGTCCGTGGGTTATTTTTTGCGGGTGAAGTGCTTGATGTTGATGGCATCACAGGCGGGTATAACTTCCAAGCTGCTTGGACTACGGGAGTGATTGCGGGGCGGAATATTGGGGGTTAA
- a CDS encoding DNA/RNA non-specific endonuclease, translating into MYYRKGLRWGNTLILLFTFIAIGLVLHYRGRTKPLVSFWNDVKSVFIYQERSSDRNNPYKNPEPTSTASDDRTSYEDVASDDRTASSKDDRSLLEKEGISSRSESTTSSDDDEPEPTSSNAGDYSKTKDFGLPAIGSNDQIIRHHRITLRYREQYEQADWVAYKLLGDEARAYLSRDGNKFVPDPLVKTGSATHADYTRSGYDRGHLAPAGDFNISPDDKQETFYMSNISPQVGDFNRGIWNDLEQKFRQWAQRDEELYIVTGPVLKPGLPTIGKNNEIAVPEMYYKIALCLTDRQPRMIGFLMKNEFSSENLKTFVVSVDEIERLTGIDFFPKLPDALEKKLESSTTTQGWFSARN; encoded by the coding sequence ATGTATTATCGAAAAGGCTTGCGTTGGGGAAACACCCTGATTTTGTTATTTACTTTTATTGCCATCGGGCTGGTGCTTCATTACCGTGGCCGTACCAAACCGCTAGTTTCGTTTTGGAACGACGTAAAAAGTGTATTTATATACCAAGAACGCTCCTCGGATAGAAATAACCCCTACAAAAACCCTGAACCTACCAGCACGGCCTCCGACGACCGAACGTCGTATGAGGATGTAGCCTCGGACGACCGTACCGCTTCTAGCAAAGATGACCGTAGTTTATTAGAAAAAGAAGGAATTTCTTCACGCTCCGAAAGCACTACCTCTTCTGACGACGATGAACCTGAACCTACTTCTTCCAATGCAGGCGATTATTCAAAAACAAAGGATTTTGGTTTACCCGCCATTGGTTCCAACGACCAAATCATCCGCCACCACCGCATCACGCTTCGGTACCGCGAACAATACGAGCAAGCCGATTGGGTCGCCTATAAATTGCTGGGCGACGAAGCCCGCGCGTACCTTTCTCGCGATGGCAACAAGTTTGTCCCCGACCCGCTCGTAAAAACAGGTTCGGCTACGCACGCTGATTATACGCGCTCGGGCTACGACCGTGGGCACTTAGCACCTGCGGGCGATTTTAATATTTCGCCCGACGATAAGCAAGAAACGTTTTACATGAGCAACATCAGTCCGCAAGTGGGTGATTTTAACCGTGGGATTTGGAACGATTTGGAGCAAAAGTTTCGTCAATGGGCGCAGCGCGACGAAGAATTGTACATTGTTACGGGACCCGTTTTAAAACCTGGTTTACCTACCATTGGTAAAAACAATGAAATTGCCGTTCCCGAAATGTATTATAAAATTGCATTGTGCCTCACCGACCGCCAACCGCGCATGATTGGGTTTCTGATGAAGAATGAGTTTTCGAGCGAAAACCTTAAAACATTTGTGGTCAGTGTGGATGAAATTGAGCGCCTCACGGGCATTGATTTTTTTCCTAAACTTCCCGACGCACTGGAGAAAAAACTGGAAAGCTCAACGACGACTCAAGGCTGGTTTTCGGCTAGAAATTAA
- a CDS encoding carbon-nitrogen hydrolase family protein, with product MKIAVAQLKSLKGNIAQNKEKHLRFVALAAEKQADFLVFPELSLTNYEPLLAESLAVESDDASLEEFQELSNLHRMTIGVGMPTRSAAGVHISLVLFRPYQTRLVYSKKYLHADEEPFFVSGENFPTIEVNGESVALAICYELSVAEHAQCAIDSGAKVYVASVAKTASGMEKSAEILSKLAKEHSMTVLIANCLGPCEDFVGIGKSAAWSPEGLLKQLDDETEGVLVVDTKTHEVDVRINF from the coding sequence ATGAAAATTGCAGTAGCACAATTAAAATCGCTCAAAGGAAATATTGCCCAAAACAAAGAAAAGCACCTGCGTTTTGTGGCGCTTGCGGCGGAGAAACAAGCAGATTTCCTAGTGTTTCCTGAATTGTCGTTGACTAATTACGAGCCGCTTTTGGCCGAAAGTCTGGCGGTGGAGAGTGACGATGCGTCGTTGGAGGAATTTCAAGAACTGAGTAACCTACATCGCATGACAATTGGGGTAGGGATGCCCACCCGAAGTGCGGCTGGCGTACACATCAGTTTGGTGTTGTTTCGACCGTATCAAACGCGTTTGGTTTATTCCAAAAAATACCTTCACGCCGACGAAGAGCCGTTTTTTGTCAGTGGTGAAAATTTCCCAACGATTGAGGTAAACGGCGAGTCGGTTGCGCTAGCGATTTGTTATGAGTTGTCGGTGGCAGAACATGCCCAATGTGCGATCGACAGCGGGGCAAAAGTTTACGTAGCCAGCGTAGCTAAAACCGCATCGGGCATGGAAAAATCGGCGGAAATTCTTTCCAAATTAGCGAAAGAGCATTCAATGACGGTGTTGATTGCCAATTGTTTGGGGCCGTGCGAAGATTTTGTAGGAATTGGGAAAAGTGCAGCTTGGTCACCCGAAGGATTACTAAAACAGCTTGACGATGAAACGGAAGGGGTTTTGGTGGTCGATACCAAAACCCACGAAGTCGATGTCAGAATTAATTTCTAG
- a CDS encoding N-acetylmuramoyl-L-alanine amidase-like domain-containing protein: MKTLLSLFLGIWVVIDLNQTIFAEKIQVEKGTTKTATAIAVAKSFVGTPYVAHTLERSPENLVCNLREFDCYTFVESVLAITHARHHQKSYMQFQNQLVQMRYRNGIIDGYGSRLHYFLEWKIQGEAKGLFDDVTEELGGTKIQPSINFMTSHRSAYAGLAEEKDFQTTQEVEAKLSGKSWHYLPKKEVESIEPKLQDGDIVGITSGIEGLDFNHEGFVVKRNGRAYLLHASLETKKVILATETLSDYLQRVKKHSGIVVLRIK, from the coding sequence ATGAAGACGCTACTGAGTTTATTTTTGGGAATATGGGTCGTTATTGACTTGAATCAGACCATTTTTGCGGAAAAAATTCAAGTTGAGAAAGGAACCACAAAAACCGCTACGGCTATAGCAGTGGCTAAAAGTTTTGTGGGAACTCCCTACGTAGCGCATACCCTAGAGCGTTCGCCCGAAAACTTGGTGTGTAACCTTCGAGAATTTGACTGTTATACTTTTGTGGAGTCGGTGTTGGCAATAACTCATGCCCGTCACCACCAAAAATCTTACATGCAGTTCCAAAATCAATTGGTGCAAATGCGTTACCGAAACGGCATCATTGATGGCTACGGTTCGCGTTTGCATTATTTTTTGGAATGGAAAATTCAGGGCGAAGCCAAGGGACTTTTTGACGATGTGACGGAAGAATTAGGAGGGACAAAAATTCAACCTTCCATCAATTTTATGACGTCGCACCGCTCGGCTTATGCGGGTTTGGCCGAAGAAAAAGACTTTCAGACGACCCAAGAAGTGGAGGCAAAGCTGTCAGGCAAATCGTGGCATTATCTTCCCAAAAAAGAGGTAGAAAGCATTGAACCAAAACTACAAGACGGTGACATCGTTGGCATCACATCGGGCATTGAGGGATTGGATTTTAACCACGAAGGATTTGTGGTAAAACGCAACGGCCGAGCGTATTTGTTGCATGCTTCGCTCGAAACTAAAAAAGTGATTTTGGCGACTGAAACCTTGTCAGATTACCTTCAACGGGTCAAAAAGCACAGCGGAATTGTGGTTTTACGCATTAAATAA
- a CDS encoding OsmC family protein has translation MPTVQTTYLGELRTEAVHLQSGTTIITDAPTDNNGKGEAFSPTDLVAAALGSCMMTIMGIVARRDEIDLKGSQMEITKGMSAEPPRKIAKVEVKLSMLTGTELSEAEKAKLERAAYTCPVALSLHPDIEQAITFEWKVG, from the coding sequence ATGCCAACCGTACAAACCACCTACCTCGGAGAATTGCGCACCGAAGCTGTTCATTTACAGTCGGGTACTACTATTATAACTGATGCTCCCACCGACAATAATGGAAAAGGAGAAGCGTTTTCTCCCACCGACCTTGTGGCGGCTGCTTTGGGAAGCTGTATGATGACCATCATGGGGATTGTAGCCCGTCGTGATGAAATCGACTTGAAAGGTTCACAAATGGAAATCACGAAAGGAATGTCGGCGGAGCCTCCGCGTAAAATTGCGAAAGTAGAAGTGAAGCTGTCGATGCTCACAGGCACGGAGCTAAGCGAGGCTGAAAAAGCCAAATTGGAGAGAGCGGCGTACACTTGCCCCGTAGCACTGAGCTTACATCCAGACATTGAGCAAGCCATCACTTTTGAATGGAAGGTGGGATAG